The uncultured Mailhella sp. genome segment AGTGTCGGGATTGGCGTCGCAGAAGGCCTGCGCCTGCGCCACCACCTTGTCGAACATGATGGTGTCGTAAATGGCGCGTTCCCAGTCGAGAGGATGCGTGTACTTGTCCACGAGACCGGCTTCGAGCATGAGGAAGAAGCCGTTGGGATTCTTGGAAAGCACCTTGAGCGCGGCGTTCATGGAATCGGTGAGGTCGGGCTGATCCGGGAACTTGGACACCGTGCCCTTCTTCAGCTGCTTGCGGTCGAGCGCGCCGTCGAGGTTGCCGGTGTGGAACAGACCGAGCAGACGATCGGGGTTCTTGTCCATGACGCTCATAAGTTCCGTGCGCGTGGTGGCCAGCGTGTAGCCTGCCTTGCGGAAGTCTTCCACGTAGTCCTTTTCGTCCTTGCGCTTGGAACCGGGCACCGTGCGCGGCAGGAAATAGGCGGAACCGCCCCCGATGAGCACCTCAGGACGAATGCCCGCAAACATGCCTACAATGGCGGCCTTTTCCGAACGCTTGCGCGTGTGGGAAACCACGGCGGCAGGCGTGGCGTCTTCGATTTCGGCGTCGGAAACAATGCCTATGGATTTGTTCGTCTTGCGGCGGAGCAGCTCGGCAATGGTTTCCTGACGGGGATCGTCAAAAGGATCCTTGGTGCGGTCGGCGTACACGCCGATGGCGTTCACGCTGGACTTGTGACCGGTCATGTAGGCGGAAGCGGTGTTGGCGGAGTCGGCGGCAATGGAGTCAACGCTGCAGGTGCCGAGCATGCCGGTGTAGGGCAGCGTGTCCATGGAAAGATAGCCGTTGTACATGCCGTTGGTCACGCCCTTGGAAAGCAGACGAGCGCCGGTGCGATGCCCCATGCTGAGGCCGTCCGCAATGAGAAGAATG includes the following:
- a CDS encoding alkaline phosphatase, with translation MKATVMMPLCLGMALLTATAQAAPSIYPVDTARFLGTSKFDFKVEFDRELSQSDIDVRINGKSVADVFGAKPEFIKNEEGKGSAIILRNVSLAPGKYAVSAKDGKEEASARWDVYGTPEKAKAKNVILLIADGLSMGHRTGARLLSKGVTNGMYNGYLSMDTLPYTGMLGTCSVDSIAADSANTASAYMTGHKSSVNAIGVYADRTKDPFDDPRQETIAELLRRKTNKSIGIVSDAEIEDATPAAVVSHTRKRSEKAAIVGMFAGIRPEVLIGGGSAYFLPRTVPGSKRKDEKDYVEDFRKAGYTLATTRTELMSVMDKNPDRLLGLFHTGNLDGALDRKQLKKGTVSKFPDQPDLTDSMNAALKVLSKNPNGFFLMLEAGLVDKYTHPLDWERAIYDTIMFDKVVAQAQAFCDANPDTLLIVTGDHTHALSIIGTVDDNLPGELMRDKVGIYGAAGYPNYKDENGDGYPDDVNVSKRLAAFIGNYPDHYETYRPKLDGPFVPAVKDENGHYIANAAYKDIPGAQFVPGNLPRTESTGVHAIDDLVVGARGPNADQIHGFMNSTEIFRIMAEAMALGR